In the genome of Porphyrobacter sp. ULC335, one region contains:
- the miaB gene encoding tRNA (N6-isopentenyl adenosine(37)-C2)-methylthiotransferase MiaB — MKPSAPPQTYRVKSFGCQMNVYDGERMAELLSERGIQPAAEGEDADLVILNTCHIREKAQEKVYSDVGRLVLAGKQSGKKPLIAVAGCVAQAEGEEIMKRAPAVSIVVGPQAYHRLPEMLDKAAKGERATDTDMPAIAKFDALPRRRKRGPSAFLTVQEGCDKFCTYCVVPYTRGAEISRPFKDLIAEVQRLVEAGAKEIMLLGQNVNAWRGEDDRGRRTGLAGLIHALAKIDGLERLRYTTSHPNDMEDALIAAHGEVDKLMPYLHLPVQSGSDRVLKAMNRQHSADSYLKIIEKFRAVRPDIAIAGDFIVGFPGETEAEFEETLRIVDEVRYAACFSFKYSPRPGTPAATMDGQIAPEVMAERLQRLQERLAHHQYAFNQASVGTTCKVLVDRTGRDPGQWLGKSPWLQSVWFEGEAAIGDLVEVTLAAAGPVSLKGLVGQTVSV; from the coding sequence ATGAAACCTTCCGCGCCTCCCCAGACTTACCGGGTCAAAAGCTTCGGCTGCCAGATGAACGTCTATGACGGCGAGCGCATGGCCGAGCTGCTGAGCGAGCGCGGCATCCAGCCCGCGGCCGAGGGTGAGGACGCCGATCTGGTCATCCTCAACACCTGCCATATCCGTGAAAAGGCTCAGGAAAAGGTCTATTCCGATGTCGGGCGGCTGGTGCTGGCGGGCAAGCAATCGGGCAAGAAACCGCTGATCGCGGTCGCGGGATGCGTCGCCCAGGCCGAGGGCGAGGAGATCATGAAGCGCGCCCCGGCGGTCAGCATCGTGGTCGGCCCGCAGGCCTATCACCGCCTGCCGGAAATGCTTGATAAGGCAGCAAAAGGTGAGCGCGCGACCGATACCGACATGCCCGCCATCGCCAAGTTCGACGCGCTGCCCCGGCGCCGGAAACGCGGGCCGAGCGCCTTCCTCACCGTGCAGGAAGGCTGCGACAAGTTCTGCACCTATTGCGTGGTGCCCTATACCCGCGGCGCTGAAATATCGCGACCTTTCAAGGATCTGATTGCCGAGGTGCAAAGGCTGGTCGAGGCGGGGGCGAAGGAGATCATGCTCCTCGGCCAGAACGTCAACGCGTGGCGCGGCGAGGATGACAGGGGCCGCCGCACCGGCCTTGCCGGTCTGATCCACGCCCTCGCCAAGATCGACGGGCTGGAGCGCCTCCGCTACACCACCAGCCACCCTAACGACATGGAAGACGCCCTGATCGCCGCCCATGGCGAGGTGGACAAGCTGATGCCCTATTTGCACCTCCCCGTGCAGAGCGGCAGCGACCGCGTGCTTAAGGCAATGAACCGCCAGCATTCGGCGGACAGCTATCTGAAAATCATCGAGAAATTCCGCGCCGTCAGGCCCGACATCGCCATCGCAGGCGACTTCATCGTCGGCTTCCCCGGCGAGACCGAGGCCGAGTTCGAGGAGACCCTCAGGATCGTCGACGAAGTCCGCTACGCCGCCTGCTTCAGCTTCAAATACTCCCCGCGCCCCGGCACGCCCGCTGCCACCATGGACGGCCAGATCGCCCCCGAGGTCATGGCCGAGCGCCTCCAGCGCTTGCAGGAGCGCCTTGCCCACCACCAATACGCCTTCAACCAGGCAAGCGTCGGCACAACCTGCAAGGTGCTGGTCGACCGCACGGGACGAGACCCCGGCCAGTGGCTCGGCAAATCGCCGTGGCTGCAATCGGTGTGGTTCGAAGGCGAAGCCGCGATCGGCGATCTGGTCGAGGTGACGCTGGCAGCGGCAGGGCCGGTTTCGCTGAAGGGGCTCGTCGGGCAAACCGTTTCAGTTTGA
- a CDS encoding alpha/beta hydrolase, with translation MAKSHDFFLSLENRRSHKLLVPAGTHVSKGGGALRLTLRPLVLLLGLALSGCATLPDISQSRSPCQLEPGGWCGFVRDAAVEAWPYAVASTNAYTGDDDLFAKPGRVLQRIEHLPIAPEDADKGFSYELFNQYAPGSGGDAARKPVARVLAFRGTDLKGLSDIFFGTLRGDQIALALRYFNAERARLGDDLPWVVTGHSLGGALATEVSDAHPEVRAFMFNTSPFYRNEVRANALRRTVFNERGEFLRRFARNDEPPAANVFTINCEPRKNAIVKHKVRPLADCITWIAAYASTDAQAVVSANGIAKPLVECGPDDKAHPGPGSKPNEPCVHNSLRKDKPKGKDKDQSETGAAAGQ, from the coding sequence GTGGCGAAGTCACATGACTTTTTCCTCTCCCTCGAAAACCGCCGTAGTCACAAGCTGCTGGTGCCAGCCGGAACGCACGTCAGTAAAGGCGGCGGCGCCTTGCGCCTGACCCTGCGCCCGCTCGTCCTGCTGCTCGGCCTCGCCCTCTCCGGCTGCGCCACGCTTCCCGATATCTCGCAATCGCGCTCGCCCTGCCAGCTTGAGCCGGGCGGTTGGTGCGGGTTTGTGCGCGATGCGGCGGTGGAGGCGTGGCCCTATGCGGTCGCCTCGACCAACGCCTATACCGGCGATGACGACCTGTTCGCCAAGCCCGGCCGGGTGCTCCAGCGGATCGAGCACCTGCCGATTGCGCCCGAGGATGCGGACAAGGGCTTCAGTTACGAGCTGTTCAACCAATATGCCCCCGGATCGGGCGGCGATGCGGCCCGCAAGCCGGTTGCGCGGGTGCTCGCCTTCCGTGGCACCGATTTGAAGGGGCTGAGCGACATCTTCTTCGGCACGCTGCGCGGTGATCAGATCGCGCTCGCGCTGCGCTATTTCAATGCAGAACGGGCGCGGCTGGGCGATGATCTGCCGTGGGTGGTGACCGGCCATTCGCTGGGCGGGGCGCTGGCGACCGAGGTGTCGGACGCGCATCCCGAAGTGCGCGCCTTCATGTTCAACACCTCGCCCTTCTACCGCAACGAGGTGCGCGCCAATGCCTTGCGGCGGACCGTGTTCAACGAGCGCGGCGAGTTTCTGCGGCGGTTCGCACGCAATGACGAGCCGCCCGCGGCCAACGTCTTCACCATCAATTGCGAGCCGCGCAAGAACGCGATCGTCAAGCACAAGGTGCGCCCGCTCGCCGATTGCATCACTTGGATCGCCGCCTATGCCAGCACCGATGCGCAGGCCGTGGTGAGTGCCAACGGCATCGCCAAGCCTCTCGTCGAGTGCGGACCGGACGACAAGGCGCATCCCGGGCCGGGCTCCAAACCGAACGAGCCTTGCGTCCACAACAGCCTGCGCAAGGACAAGCCGAAGGGCAAGGACAAGGATCAGAGCGAGACCGGCGCAGCTGCGGGACAGTGA
- a CDS encoding peptidylprolyl isomerase, whose amino-acid sequence MAETLTFTLDTGDGESKDVVIKLRPDLAPGHVARITELASEGFYDGVIFHRVINGFMAQGGDPTGTGMGGSDKPDLAAEFNAEPHVEGVCSMARAQNPNSANSQFFICLDDARFLDKQYTVWGQVTSGMEHVHALPKGEPPRSPGKIVKATVS is encoded by the coding sequence ATGGCCGAGACCCTTACCTTCACCCTCGACACCGGCGACGGCGAGTCCAAGGACGTCGTGATCAAGCTGCGCCCCGATCTGGCCCCCGGCCACGTTGCGCGCATCACCGAACTGGCCAGCGAAGGCTTCTATGACGGCGTGATCTTCCACCGCGTGATCAACGGCTTCATGGCGCAGGGCGGCGATCCGACCGGCACCGGCATGGGCGGCAGCGACAAGCCCGACCTCGCCGCCGAATTCAACGCCGAACCGCACGTCGAAGGCGTCTGCTCGATGGCCCGCGCGCAGAACCCGAACAGCGCCAACTCGCAGTTCTTCATCTGCCTCGACGATGCGCGCTTCCTCGACAAGCAGTACACCGTGTGGGGCCAGGTCACGAGCGGCATGGAACACGTCCACGCCCTCCCCAAGGGCGAGCCCCCGCGCAGCCCCGGCAAGATCGTGAAGGCGACTGTTTCCTAA